The sequence GTTCGACCCACGGCGTATCCGGCTGTGGAATTTACCTGCGGCCGCGCTTGGCTGCGGCCTTCTTCGCCGGAGCCTTCTTCGCGGTCTTCTTGGCAGTCCGCTTGGTAGCAGCCTTCTTCGCCGGTGCCTTCTTCGCGGTCTTCTTGGCAGTCCGCTTGGTGGCAGCCTTCTTGGCAGTCCGCTTGGCTGCGGCCTTCTTCGCCGGTGCCTTCTTCGCGGTCTTCTTGGCAGTCCGCTTGGTAGCGGCCTTCTTCGCCGGCGACTTCTTGGCGGCCTTCTTGGCTGTCTTCTTCGCAGCCTTTCGGGCCGTAGTCGCTGTCACGCCGCGCTTGACGGCAGGTCCTTCTGCCGGGAGACGCTGCGCTCCAGAGACAACCGCTTTGAACTGCGCGCCTGGCCGAAACGCCGGCACCGAAGTGGGCTTGACTCGCACGGTCTCGCCTGTGCGCGGGTTACGTGCGACGCGAGCGGCGCGACGGCGCCGTTCGAAAACCCCGAAGCCGGTGATGGTGACGCTGTCTCCCCGGTGAACCGCACGCACGATGGTGTCAACGATATTCTCCACCGCAGCGGTTGCCTGCCGACGATCGGTGCCCAGCTTCTCCGTGAGTACGTCGATGAGCTCCGCTTTATTCATGCAAACCTCCGAAACCAGTGGCCCTCCTTGGACCGACTGAGGACACGGTAAACCCATTACCCATTGATTTCCAAGAGCCACGCGCAATTTCAAATGAAACTGGCGAACTTTCTTGCCGCCCTTGAACTCCAGCCGGACGGCTCAAGAACCGGGTTTCGGCGACGGTGATTCGGCTCGCCGGGGCCGTTCGTCAGGCCGGCAGAGTGCGCGGTTTCCAGCTCGGCCGGCGTGCTTCATACGCGTCGATCTCAGCGCATTTCCGCAGCGTAAGGCCTATATCGTCGAGCCCTTCGAGCAGTCGCCAGGCGGTGTAATCGTCAATCGTGAACGGCACCATAACCGTTCCAGCGACGATATTCCGATCTTGAAGATTCACAGTGATTTCCAGGCCTGGCTGCTGCTCGATGAGCTTCCACAACAGTTCAACATCATCCTGAGAAATTTCTGCCGCCAGGAGTCCGGCCTTGCCCGCATTACCCCGAAAAATGTCGGCGAAGCGCGACGAGATAACGACCCGGAAGCCGTAGTCCATGAGCGCCCAGACCGCATGCTCGCGTGACGAACCGGTGCCGAAATCCGGGCCCGCGACCAATACGGACCCCTTGTCGAAGGGCGGCAGATTCAGTACAAAGGACGGATCGTTACGCCAGGCCGCGAACAACCCGTCCTCGAAACCCGTTCGGGTGACCCGCTTCAGATAGGCCGCCGGGATGATCTGGTCGGTGTCCACATTCGAGCGGCGCAGCGGCACCCCGATGCCGGTGTGGGTGCGAAAGGCTTCCATGTCAGCTCCTCTAGCGGGTCGTGGCGTCGGGCAGGTCTGCGGGGGAAGACAAGGTGCCGCGTACCGCCGTGGCGGCGGCGACCGCCGGCGACACCAGGTGAGTGCGGCCGCCTTTTCCTTGCCTGCCTTCGAAGTTGCGGTTGGACGTCGATGCGCACCGTTGGCCTGGTGACAACTGGTCGGGATTCATCCCCAGGCACATCGAGCAACCCGCCTGCCGCCACTCCGCTCCGGCGGCGGTGAAGATCTCGCCGAGACCTTCGGATTCGGCTTGCGCGCGCACCCTCATCGAACCGGGCACGATGAGCATCCGCACCCCGTCGGCGACCTTGCGACCTTTCAGCACGTCCGCCACCACCCGCAGGTCTTCGATTCGGCCGTTGGTGCACGAGCCGACGAACACGGTGTCGACCGCGATGTCCCGCATCGCCATCCCTGGACGAAGGTCCATGTAGGCCAATGCCTTTTCGGCCGCCTGGCGTTCACCGTCGTCGAGCATCAGTTCGGGATCTGGCACACAACCCGATAGCGGCACCCCCTGCCCGGGGTTGGTACCCCAGGTGACGAACGGACTCAGGGTCGTGGCATCGATGTAGACCTCGGTGTCGAACTCGGCGCCGTCATCGGTGCGCAGTCGGCGCCACGCCGCGACCGCCTCGTCCCACTGCGCGCCCCCCGGGGCATGCGGACGATCCCGCAGGAATTCAAACGTCGTCTCGTCGGGCGCCACCATGCCGGCCCGCGCGCCGGCCTCGATGCTCATGTTGCAGATGGTCATCCGGCCCTCCATCGACAGCGATTCGATGGCGCTGCCCCGGTATTCGATGACGTGACCCTGACCTCCGCCGGTTCCGATCTTCGCGATCACCGCCAGGATGATGTCCTTCGCGCTGACCCCGCGCGGCAATTCACCGTCGACGTTGACCGCCATCGTCTTGAACGGGCGCAGCGGCAGGGTCTGCGTCGCGAGCACATGCTCGACTTCCGAGGTGCCGATGCCCATCGCCAACGCGCCGAACGCGCCGTGCGTCGAGGTGTGACTGTCGCCGCACACCACCGTCATGCCGGGCTGGGTCAACCCCAGCTGCGGCCCGATGATGTGCACGATGCCTTGTTCGGCGTCGCCCATCGGATGCAACCGGATGCCGAACTCTGCACAGTTGCGGCGCAGGGTCTCGACTTGGGTGCGGGAGATCGGATCGGCGATCGGCTTGTCGATGTCGATCGTCGGCACGTTGTGGTCCTCGGTCGCGATCGTCAGATCGGGCCGGCGCACGGTGCGCCCGTTGAGCCGCAGCCCGTCGAATGCCTGGGGACTGGTCACTTCGTGCACCAGGTGAAGGTCGATGTAGATCAAATCGGGCTCGCGCGCCGCACCCTCGCCCGTGCCCTCGGCGACGACGTGGTCGGCCCACACTTTCTCCGCCAGAGTGCGCGGCTTGGTGCTGGTAGACATCTTGACTATCTCACAATCTGGGACGCTAGTATCTCCTTATGAGACAGGATAGCGGCATCGGGGTGCTCGACAAAGCCGTGGGCGTCCTGCATGCGGTGGCCGAGTCACCTTGCGGGCTGGCCGAACTGTGCGAGCGCACAGGACTTCCCCGCGCGACCGCGCACCGGCTGGCCGCGGGGCTGGAGACACATCGGCTGCTCGCCCGCAACGGCGACGGTCGGTGGCGGCTGGGTCCGGCGCTGACCGAACTGGCCGGGCAGGTCAACGATCCGCTGTTGACGGCGGGCGCGGTGGTGCTGCCGCGCCTGCGGGAGATCACCGGCGAGAGCGTGCAGCTTTATCGCCGAGAGGGCATCACACGAATCTGTGTGGCCGCATTGGAACCGCCTGCCGGGCTTCGCGATACGGTGCCGGTGGGCACGCGCCTGCCGATGACCGCCGGTTCGGGGGCCAAGGTGCTGTTGGCGTACGCGGATGCGGCGACGCAGCAGGCCGTCCTGCCCACCGCCAAGTTCACCGATCGTGCGCTCGCCGAGGTGCGCAAACGCGGTTGGGCGCAGAGCGTCGCCGAACGCGAACCCGGGGTGGCCAGCGTCTCAGCGCCGGTGCGCGACGGCCGCGGCACGGTGACCGCGGCGGTGTCGGTGTCGGGGCCGATCGACCGGATGGGCCGACGGCCGGGCGTACGGTGGGCCGCTGATCTGTTGGCCGCGGCGGAGGCGCTCACCCGACGGCTGTGACTGCGGGGCCACCCAGGCGCGAGCAGACGCAAAAACCCCCATTTCCACACGAATTTGGGGGTGTTTGCGTCTGCTCGTCGGCTGGTTTTGTACCCCCGATGGGATTCGAACCCACGCTACCGCCGTGAGAGGGCGGCGTCCTAGGCCGCTAGACGACGGGGGCCAGAAGAGCATCCGGACCGCCAGCATAGCTCAGCCGCCGATGTCGGCCTAATCACGCTGGCTTGGCTGGGGTACCAGGACTCGAACCTAGAATGGCTGAACCAGAATCAGCTGTGTTGCCAATTACACCATACCCCACTGGCTACCTATAACCGCTGGTCACAGGCTATTATTCCGGTCCTCCACGCGGAGCGCCGCGGTGCGGCGTCGCTCGTGTCGGACCGACGTGCAGACTACCAAAGATTCGCGACCACCTTCTCAGGCCTCCGTCGCCGCCACGGCGTGCTCGCGCCCCAGGCGTAGCCGGCGCAGGGTGCGCTCACGCCCCAGCAGGTCCAGCGACTCGAACAGGGGCGGGCTGACCGTGGCGCCGGTGGCGGCGACCCGGACCGGGCCGAACGCTTTGCGGGGTTTGAGCCCCAGGTTCTCCAACAGCGAAGCCTTGAGGGCCGCTTCGATCGCTGCGGTGTTCCACTCGTCGAGCCCTTCGAGAGCGGCCAGCGCGGCGTCCAGCACCGGCACGGCCTCCGGTTTGAGCTCTTTGGCCGCGGCCTTCTCGTCGAGCCTGTACTCGTCGTCGTTGAGGAACTTCAGCAGATCCCAGGCATCACCGAGAACCACGATGCGGGTCTGCACCAGATCCGCGGCCTCGGCGAACCGCTTCCCGTCGAGCCCGGTGTCGTACCCGTGGTCGGCGAAGTAGGCCGACAGCCGCGCGGTGAAGTCCTCGGCGCTGAGCATCCGAATGTGTTCGGCGTTGATCGCGTCGGCCTTCTTCTGGTCGAAGCGGGCGGGGTTGGCGTTGACGTCGACGACGTCGAAGGCGGCCACCATCTCGTCGAGCGTGAAGAGGTCGCGGTCGTCGGCGATCCCCCAGCCCAGCAACGCCAGGTAGTTCAGCAGCCCCTCCGGGATGAAACCGCGTTCACGATGAACAAAGAGGTTGGACTGTGGATCGCGCTTCGACAACTTCTTGTTGCCATCCCCCAGAACGGTTGGCAGGTGCGCGAACTCGGGGATACCTTCGGCCACCCCGATTCGGATCAAGGCGCGGTAGAGGGCGATCTGGCGCGGCGTGGACGGCAGCAGGTCGTCACCGCGCAGCACATGGGTGATCTTCATCAGCGCGTCGTCGACCGGATTGACCAACGTGTACAGCGGATCTCCGCTGGCGCGGGTCAACGCGAAGTCGGGCACGCTGCCGGCCGCGAAAGTGGTCTCACCGCGCACCATGTCGTGCCAGGTGATGTCCTCGTCGGGCATTCGCAGCCGCAGCACCGGCCTGCGACCCTCGGCGAGAAACGCCGCCCGCTGCGCCTCGGTGAGGTCACGGTCGAAGTTGTCATAGCCCAGCTTGGGGTTTCGCCCGGCCGCCACATGGCGTGCCTCGACTTCCTCAGCGGTGGAGAAGGCTTCGTACACCTCCCCCGATTCCAGCAGGCGGTTCAGCACGTCGCGATAGATGTCGCCACGCTCGGACTGCCGGTAGGGGCCGTAAGGTCCGCCGATGTCGGGTCCCTCGTCGTAGTCCAGCCCCAGCCATTTCAGCGCATCCAGCAGCGCCAGATAGCTTTCCTCGCTGTCGCGTTGGGCATCGGTGTCCTCCAACCGGAACACGAACGTGCCCCCCGTGTGACGGGCGTACGCCCAGTTGAACAGCGCGGTGCGGATCAACCCGACGTGCGGGGTACCGGTCGGCGACGGGCAGAACCGTACTCGTACCGTCATCACTTTCCTTTGCGGACAACAGGGTTGGTCAGCGTGCCAAGTCCTTCGATGGTGATGCTGACGGTGTCGCCGTCCTCGATGGGGCCGACGCCCGCGGGTGTACCGGTCAGCAGCAGGTCACCGGGCAGCAGCGTCATCACGTGTGAGATCCACTCGACGATCTCCCCGACGCCATGAATCATCAGCGACGTGCGGCTGTCTTGTTTGACCTCGCCGTTGACTTCGGTGCGGACCGCGAGGTCGGAGGGGTCGAGGTCGGTGACGATCCACGGCCCGACCGGGCAGAAGGTGTCGTGTCCTTTGGCGCGGGTCCACTGACCGTCTTTCTTCTGCTGGTCCCGAGCCGACACGTCGTTGGCGATCGTGTAGCCGAGGATGTTGTCGGCGGCGCGCGCCGCGGGCACGTCCTTGCAGGGCCGCCCGATCACCACCGCCAGCTCACCTTCGAAGTGCACCGGGTTGGCGTCGGCGGGCAGCTGGATCGGCACGTTGGGCCCGATGATCGCGGTGTTGGGTTTCATGAAGATCACCGGATCGTCGAACGTGCCGCTGTTGCCCCCCATCTCCTCGACATGCGCGGCGTAGTTCTTGCCCACGCACACCACCTTGGTGGCCAGGATCGGTGCCAGCAGGCGCACGTCGGCCAGCGGCCACTGTCTGCCGGTGAAGTCCGGCGTGCCGAACGGGTGTTCGGCGACCTCGCGGGCGACGGCCTGGGTGGGGTCGTCGGTCGGGCCCTCGATGGTGACGAAGGCCACCCCGTCGGGGCTCGCGATACGGCCAAGGCGCATGGGCTCCAGCCTAATGGCCGCGGTCAGTGCGGATGCGGCCGCTCCCGCGGCGTCGAGATTCCACACTGTGAAATACGAATTCAGCGATGTGAGACCGCCGTGCGACCATGACCTGGTGACCGCCGAATCGACCAGCACCGCAATGCGCTGGTCGATGTTGGCGATCGCGCTGGCGGCGACCACGAGTGCCAATGTGTTCATCAACGGTGTGGCGTTTCTGATTCCGGCGCTGCAGTCCGAACGTGGCCTGAACCTCGCATCGGCCGGGCTGCTGTCTTCGATGGCCGGCTTCGGCTTGGTCGTCACGCTGATCGCATGGGGCTACGTCGTCGACCGGATTGGCGAACGTTTCGTGCTCGCAGTGGGTTCGGCGTTGATCGCGGCCGCGGCGGTCGGTGCCGCTTCGGTGGAGCCACTGTGGGCGGTCGGCGTGTTTCTGTTTCTGGGCGGGATGGCCGCGGCGAGCAGCAATTCGGCCAGCGGGCGGCTGGTGGTCGGCTGGTTTCCCCCCAACCAGCGCGGCCTGGTGATGGGAATCCGGCAGGCCGCGACACCGCTGGGAGTCGCGTTGGGCGCGTTGGTGATTCCCCGCATCGCCGAAAGCTACGGGGTGTCTGCCGCGCTGTTGTTCCCCGCGCTGGTGTGCGGAGTTTCGGCCGTGGTGTGCGCGGTGGCTGTCGTCGACCCGCCCCGGCCGCCGCGCGCGGAGGCAACTCAAGAGGTACTGGCCAACCCGTATCGCGAATCGGGTCTGCTCTGGCGCATCCACGCGGTGTCCGTGCTACTGGTCGTGCCCCAAGCGGTGCTGTGGACGTTCACGCTGGTGTGGTTGATGACCGAACGCGGGTGGTCGGCGGAGTCGGCGGGCGCGATGGTCACGGTGGCGCAGGTGCTCGGCGCAGGCGGGCGCGTCGCCGCGGGCCGGTGGTCGGATCTGCTGGGCTCACGGCTGCGTCCGATCCGCACGATCGCATTGGCGGCGGCCGTCACGATGGGGCTGTTCGCGTTGACGGACTGGCTCGATTCCCCGACCAGCGTGGCGTTGATGGTGATCGCGGCGGTGATCACGGTGTCCGACAACGGGTTGGCGTTCACCGCGATCGCCGAGATCGCGGGCCCGTTCTGGAGCGGGCGCGCACTGGGCGCCCAGAACACCAGCCAGCATCTGGCCAGCGCGGTCGCGGCCCCGTTGTTCGGCGGGTTGATCGGAATGGTCGGTTACGCCGCGGCGTTCGCGGTCTGCGCGCTGCTCCCGTTGGTCGCAGTGCCCGTCGTGCCGGCGGACAACACTTTCGCGAAACGAACCCCAGGCTTGTGATTTCGACCGCGGGCCCGGCCCTGGTGGAGCTCTCGCGAAGAAACTACAGCGACGCCGCGATCCGGTCACCGATCTGCGCGGTGGACAGCTTGTCGTCGCCGCGGGTGGCCAGGTGATGTTCGACGGCCTTGTCGACGCGGGCCGCCGCCTCGTGCTCACCGACATGGGACAGCAGCAGCGCGACCGACATGATCGCCGCGGTCGGGTCGGCGATACCCTGCCCGGCGATGTCGGGCGCGCTGCCGTGCACGGGCTCGAACAT comes from Mycolicibacterium pulveris and encodes:
- a CDS encoding HU family DNA-binding protein codes for the protein MNKAELIDVLTEKLGTDRRQATAAVENIVDTIVRAVHRGDSVTITGFGVFERRRRAARVARNPRTGETVRVKPTSVPAFRPGAQFKAVVSGAQRLPAEGPAVKRGVTATTARKAAKKTAKKAAKKSPAKKAATKRTAKKTAKKAPAKKAAAKRTAKKAATKRTAKKTAKKAPAKKAATKRTAKKTAKKAPAKKAAAKRGRR
- the leuD gene encoding 3-isopropylmalate dehydratase small subunit, with translation MEAFRTHTGIGVPLRRSNVDTDQIIPAAYLKRVTRTGFEDGLFAAWRNDPSFVLNLPPFDKGSVLVAGPDFGTGSSREHAVWALMDYGFRVVISSRFADIFRGNAGKAGLLAAEISQDDVELLWKLIEQQPGLEITVNLQDRNIVAGTVMVPFTIDDYTAWRLLEGLDDIGLTLRKCAEIDAYEARRPSWKPRTLPA
- the leuC gene encoding 3-isopropylmalate dehydratase large subunit, encoding MSTSTKPRTLAEKVWADHVVAEGTGEGAAREPDLIYIDLHLVHEVTSPQAFDGLRLNGRTVRRPDLTIATEDHNVPTIDIDKPIADPISRTQVETLRRNCAEFGIRLHPMGDAEQGIVHIIGPQLGLTQPGMTVVCGDSHTSTHGAFGALAMGIGTSEVEHVLATQTLPLRPFKTMAVNVDGELPRGVSAKDIILAVIAKIGTGGGQGHVIEYRGSAIESLSMEGRMTICNMSIEAGARAGMVAPDETTFEFLRDRPHAPGGAQWDEAVAAWRRLRTDDGAEFDTEVYIDATTLSPFVTWGTNPGQGVPLSGCVPDPELMLDDGERQAAEKALAYMDLRPGMAMRDIAVDTVFVGSCTNGRIEDLRVVADVLKGRKVADGVRMLIVPGSMRVRAQAESEGLGEIFTAAGAEWRQAGCSMCLGMNPDQLSPGQRCASTSNRNFEGRQGKGGRTHLVSPAVAAATAVRGTLSSPADLPDATTR
- a CDS encoding IclR family transcriptional regulator; translated protein: MRQDSGIGVLDKAVGVLHAVAESPCGLAELCERTGLPRATAHRLAAGLETHRLLARNGDGRWRLGPALTELAGQVNDPLLTAGAVVLPRLREITGESVQLYRREGITRICVAALEPPAGLRDTVPVGTRLPMTAGSGAKVLLAYADAATQQAVLPTAKFTDRALAEVRKRGWAQSVAEREPGVASVSAPVRDGRGTVTAAVSVSGPIDRMGRRPGVRWAADLLAAAEALTRRL
- the gltX gene encoding glutamate--tRNA ligase, whose amino-acid sequence is MTVRVRFCPSPTGTPHVGLIRTALFNWAYARHTGGTFVFRLEDTDAQRDSEESYLALLDALKWLGLDYDEGPDIGGPYGPYRQSERGDIYRDVLNRLLESGEVYEAFSTAEEVEARHVAAGRNPKLGYDNFDRDLTEAQRAAFLAEGRRPVLRLRMPDEDITWHDMVRGETTFAAGSVPDFALTRASGDPLYTLVNPVDDALMKITHVLRGDDLLPSTPRQIALYRALIRIGVAEGIPEFAHLPTVLGDGNKKLSKRDPQSNLFVHRERGFIPEGLLNYLALLGWGIADDRDLFTLDEMVAAFDVVDVNANPARFDQKKADAINAEHIRMLSAEDFTARLSAYFADHGYDTGLDGKRFAEAADLVQTRIVVLGDAWDLLKFLNDDEYRLDEKAAAKELKPEAVPVLDAALAALEGLDEWNTAAIEAALKASLLENLGLKPRKAFGPVRVAATGATVSPPLFESLDLLGRERTLRRLRLGREHAVAATEA
- a CDS encoding fumarylacetoacetate hydrolase family protein, translating into MRLGRIASPDGVAFVTIEGPTDDPTQAVAREVAEHPFGTPDFTGRQWPLADVRLLAPILATKVVCVGKNYAAHVEEMGGNSGTFDDPVIFMKPNTAIIGPNVPIQLPADANPVHFEGELAVVIGRPCKDVPAARAADNILGYTIANDVSARDQQKKDGQWTRAKGHDTFCPVGPWIVTDLDPSDLAVRTEVNGEVKQDSRTSLMIHGVGEIVEWISHVMTLLPGDLLLTGTPAGVGPIEDGDTVSITIEGLGTLTNPVVRKGK
- a CDS encoding MFS transporter codes for the protein MRWSMLAIALAATTSANVFINGVAFLIPALQSERGLNLASAGLLSSMAGFGLVVTLIAWGYVVDRIGERFVLAVGSALIAAAAVGAASVEPLWAVGVFLFLGGMAAASSNSASGRLVVGWFPPNQRGLVMGIRQAATPLGVALGALVIPRIAESYGVSAALLFPALVCGVSAVVCAVAVVDPPRPPRAEATQEVLANPYRESGLLWRIHAVSVLLVVPQAVLWTFTLVWLMTERGWSAESAGAMVTVAQVLGAGGRVAAGRWSDLLGSRLRPIRTIALAAAVTMGLFALTDWLDSPTSVALMVIAAVITVSDNGLAFTAIAEIAGPFWSGRALGAQNTSQHLASAVAAPLFGGLIGMVGYAAAFAVCALLPLVAVPVVPADNTFAKRTPGL